A stretch of DNA from Macrotis lagotis isolate mMagLag1 chromosome X, bilby.v1.9.chrom.fasta, whole genome shotgun sequence:
taaataaatgtttattcctttctcttccccaatGCCACGAACAAATAATGGGAAATAAGCCTGGGAAAGTAGGTAGGAACAAAAAGGTGAAGGACTTTCAATGAGAAGCCGTGACCTATTTTATTCAAGAGACAAGAGTGAACAAGAGGAAGTCATGAACCTTCGTGAGCAGTAGGATATGGTCAGAGCTGTGCGTTATGAAAAGTCTATCTGGCAACCATACGACGAGTGAATTGAACAAGGAAGAAGCTGTAGAGGGAAAGGTTGATTCCGGAGGGATTTGGATGGCCTAGGAAAAGGGTGATGAGGGCTTGAACAGAAGTGATGGTTGTAttgggggagagaaaaggagtCATTCTGGAGTGAGAAGAATGACCCCCCCTCTTTAGAGAACCACTCATCTGAAGCAAAGACAAAAGTTGCACAGATTAGAATGTGCACCATAAAGGACTGGCAGTTGGCTCTGGCCACATTGATAACAGGGATCCTAGGGGTCCTCAGGAATCCAGCCCAATCCCCTCCCTTTTtggctgaggaaactgagcacaAGAGGGTGGGAAGTTACCTTGTTCTCCCATCTCTATAGCCTATGCCTCAGGTGTGCTGGTTTTAAGCAAAAGTCCATTCCGGGCAGGGAAGTTTTTCAGAAGAGAAGAGACAGGGTGTCCCATATTCCCTCATCCCAGTGAAGCTAGAGCCTAGACCCCAGACTGGCTGAACTGtgctcccccttccccttcaGACTGTGAGAACTACAGCTTCTCTGAGAGTTGAGGGGCAGAAAGGGGGAAGGAACAGAGGATGAAAGGGGAGGGACTCAAAGGACTAGTCTTATTCATCCCACCAGTCTTACCAACAACAGGGGCTACGCCTGTTCCTCTTCTCTCCCAATAGGGAACCTCACTGAGTTGCTGAGAGAGACCAAGAAGACACTGGCTCTCAGAAAGTCACCCTTGACTCTGGATTCTCTATCCAGGTGAGTCATCCCCTTCCTCCAGGAGTCCTCATAGCTTTGAAACTGGACATCTAGCCTAAGATCCTGCCTAAGGACTCGgaagagtgagtgagagagaatcttcagggatggggggggggtgcagaacTCTCAGCCTGAACTCTGAGCTTAATAAGATGCTGAATTCCCTCCCCGTTTGTCCAGTGaggttcccttccttccttccttcttcccatgCTGGGCAGGAAATCCAGGCCTCTATATGTAGAGGTGCAGCATACTCCATCACTTCTGGCCTTTCCAGGGTGCAGACTGGGGAGGTTGAGTGAACATTTTAGGGTTGTGGCTTGGGCTGTGGTCAGAGGCTAGGGCTCAAAGGTGGTATCCTCTTTTCCGGAGCAACTGCTTCAGTTACctagggttggggggggggggtaaggttGTAATGCAGGGCCACTGCGGAGCTGCTTTTGTCCCACAAGCTAGGAGCCTCAGATTCATTTCAGACCACAGCTAGGAGCCTGAGGCTCCTTCCAGGCTCCAGAGAGCTCTGAGACCTGAATTTTGGATGTTTCTTTAGGTCACAGGGATGCAGGTTTCTGGGGTCTGGCTGCCCCTCTTGCTTCTGTGTTTGTTCCTGCTGCTACCTACTTCCAAGGGCCAGAACACGACCCAGAGCTTGAACAACCAGACCTGCAGATGTCCACATAGCGATGGAGACAAGAATGCTAACTGCACTAGTAGGTGTGAAGAGAAAAACCATACACTCTCTGTTGGGACCATTGTGGGCATCACTTTGGGAGTGGTGATGCTGCTAACTGGGGTCATCATGGGCATAGTCCTGGTAATCCACAGGAAACAGAAGTGGCACAACCCTGAACCAGGACCTTGGAAGCCTTCAGAGAGCAGTGGGAGCTCGTCCTCTGCCTGGCAGCCCCGATATGGCAGCCGGAACTCCGAGCAGCTTTCTGTGGCTACTAGCCCTGGCCTCTCTGTTGCTCCAAGCCCAAGCAACCCCAGGGCTCTGCTCTATGAGAATGTGTTTCTGGGCTCTGAGCCTGGCACCCAGAGTCCGGATCCCAGCCAGACCAGGTGAGTGACTGGCCCTCACTCTGACCCTCCCAaatatcctcttttctttccatccttcccaccctctcctccctcttcagGCTTTAAGTATAAGAGTTCAATACTTATGACCTTCTCCTTGGAGCCCTCACAATCACTCTCCATCCACCAGtgagagctttaaatgccaatcAGAGGAATATTTTATGCTAGAGGCAGTGAAGGAGACTGAGTCCTGAAGAGACTCAGTTTCAGAATTCCTAGATGAGCCTTATCTGCACGCTATTCTTGTGCTCATTTTACTTGTTAAAAGAGACATGAATTACCTTAAATGACTGATAACTGATGAGATGACCCTCAGAGGTGAATCAGAGGGGATGGGCCATCCACTCTTGTCCATTTCCCCTACGACCAGTAGGAATTGGTCCAATGGAAACAGTGTGCCAGAGAGTTCTGGAAGAAGAATCAGGTCTAGATTCTAGATCatgcttcctccctcccccctttccctcccctcactTTCCCTCCCTGaaccttgattttcttttcacttgtaaaatggctAGGCTATTGACTAAATCAGAATTAACTGTCAGAGCTGGCAGGGACCTTGGAAGATCTTTAATCCAGCCACTTCTTGAGCTCGAACATACTCTGCGACGTTGCCTGACCATCTCAGGCTTATCTGCATGAGCTCTGGAGACAATCCATCCCATTATTGTTAGGTTTGAGTGGCTAAAATTATACATGGGGACTTATATCAGCACCCCTTGGTCTTGATTTTGTCCTATGGAACCAAGCTGAATAAGCCAAGACCTTTCTAAATGACAGCTGTTTAAATACCTGAAAACAGTTATCATGGCCCttcacctccctccccccatagtGGCATCTCTTCTCAAATCCAAATCACCCTAGTTCATTCACTAGAACCTTATTTTCTAGATCTCTTCCTATGATGGTTGCCCCCCTCAGGATAcctacagttttctttttcttttttttttgattgatattttattttatctttccaattatatgctatgaaagttttcaacattcatccacttgcatatttataagtcacacaattttcttccaccctcccttcctacccccttcccttccctacaGTTTTCAATGTAGCTCCAGAACcaaattcaaaatttctaatgTGGTATGAGCAGAGTACAGAGAAGAGCAGGGCTAGCACCTCCCTCTTCTATATTATGCCTCTTAATAGAAACTGGAATTGCTGTTAGTCAGGACCTGTGGTCCCTTCTGACTTTGACCTTCCAGATAATCATAGATGTCAAGCTGGAAGATACTTCAGAAATGATtctccaaccctttcatttttcagttgaagaaaaagGGTTGGAGAatctaagtgatttgctcaaggtttcTGATATTTTCTTTGGGCAATCCCCATCTCCAACTCTTCCAGAGCAGTAGTACAAATTGCAGAAGGGTTCGAGGAGGGCGCTAGTCCAGTGACTCTTTGGAAGAGAGGAGTTAACCCAGACCTGGACTTGTTCAGCTCCCTCCAGTCTTGACCACGCAGGGCGGTGTAATAAACACAATGGCTTGACTTGAAACCCAGAAGTCCTAGGGTTGAATCCTGCTTCTGTGCTAGTTGTACgaccttgtgtgtgtgtgtcatgtaATTTCTCTGAACCTTACTTTCGTTGCTTATAAAAGGAAGGGTTAGATTAGAGGACctctgaggacctgagttctaatgtggtctcagacacttattacttggatgatcctgggcaagttacttcaccctgtttgtctccgtttcttcatctgtaaaatgagctgcaggaagaaatgacaaaccactccagtgtctttgcccagaaaactgacccctcagcaagtcacttcatcctgtttgcctcactctccccatctgtaaaattagctggaaaaaggatatggcaaatcacttcagtgcgtttgtcaagaaaatctcaaatggggtcaaaaagagttggcCATGATGGAAAACGTTTGAACGGTACAAGGTCCCTCCTTCCAGCTCCAAGTCTATAATCACTCACTCCACGAGAAGTggctcccccccgccccccagcccAACCATTTCCTAACATCTGACTCTTTCCTCCTCTAAGCAGAGGGGCTTTACAAGACGCAGAGGACCTCTACATGAACTACGAGGATAGCTCCGGGGCTGAACATCCCATCTATGGCAACGTGGATAACGTGACCTCCCTTCCAGATCGCCAAGCTGCCCCTGAAGCTGGGGAGGACTACGAAGATGACTATGTGATGCCAGGGTGCTGACCTCCCCAGACTTGGAACCCCGCCAAGACCCTGACCCCGCCGAACTTTATGCAAATGAGCCAGTCAGCCGGCTGAGCCCGAGCCTTCAGGCAGCCGGGAACTGAAGAGAGTTTGGGCAGTCCCGAAAGTGTAATAAAGAATTCGGTACAGGCTGAAATgtctccccctcccccgccccaccgccctcccttctttccccagtGTCCAATTCTGGTCACCAGAGCtgctctccttcccctccttccgcAGAGAAGAGCTGACCAAACAGGAAGCCACCCCTCCCCCTTTGCTAGGCTTGAGCtccaaaaagggaaagagaggggggaACTGCGTTTTGCGAGATGGACTGGGTGGACAGGCTGTGGGGGCAGGGTGTGAAGTGCTGGGGCTGCTTCATCAGCAGTGACTGGAAGGGCTGGGTGGCCCTTCCTCAACATCCCCAAGGGATGTTGGAAATCCAGGGCTGGTGGCGAGAAGGACACTCCTCCCATAGATCCGCTAGCAACTCCTCAGAGCAAgataattcagcaaacatttattaagaactattAGGAGACACTTgagtcttactagctgtgtgaccttgggcaagtcatttaattccattgcctccccccattaaaaaaaaccctactatACATGAATGTCTatgatacaaagattaaaaaggaaacggaaaaaaaaggaaaagaaagtagtccctgctttcaagataCTAGATGCATAGATACGAAAAGAcagcatatataatataaaatataatatgtaagGTTATAACATTATATACATAGATAACATAATTTATGTCTCCTCAGGGAGAGGAGAGATATGAAACAATAGTTTTATGGATGATTAAATCAAGAGAGGGTTTTTTAAGGAGAGGAGAGACATGGGCAAGGTTTCCACagcagggaagaggggagagagatgaAAGATAAGAGAGGGTTGGGATGATAGAGTGTTCAAGTTGCAGGAGAAGCTGGGAGGGGGTGGTTCGACACTGATGCGGGGAGAAGGGGCTATCTCTTCCACTGGAGATAATTCCACTGGAGAAAAGTGTACAAAGGATGTGAGGTAAGGAGAAGACAACAAAAGTGAGTCACAAGGGTACATATTCCTGGGCTTTTAGAGCATCACTTCAGCAACACTGTGGGAAATGGTTTGGAGAGGGGAGAAGCTGGAGGCAGGAAATTTAGCAAGAGGATTTTGTGGTGATCCAGATTGAGCCTCCCTCTATATTGGGGTACCTTGCATTTTTTCATGCTCTAGAATCATCCAATTTTCCAACTACCCTGGCAGCCTAGGGATTCCAACTGGTGGCATAGATCCGAGTGTAGAGAAGTGAGGGTCCCTAAGACTTTGGAGAAGAGTAATAGAATTGGACACGCAACTGGTCCCTGCCACTGGGAGATGGGATCTTGTGGTATTATGGACTTCTGAGTAGAGGGAAGAGCTGGAGTatcagggttcaaatctcagctctccTATTTACTACCTATGTAATGTTGGGaaatcacttttttcccctctgtgaacctcaatttcctcatctgtaaaatagagttgAAATGAAGGCTTTCTTTCTGAGAATCCTTCCAGATAGAAATTGATGATCTCACACTAGCTATCATTTCCACGAGGctcttcacaacaacccagggaTGCAATAAAATAAgtagtattatttccattttacaaatgaggaaactgaggcttaggataagtgactttatttttattctgaattcaaTAAACCTCAGATAAAATGAGCATTCCCATATATGCAGTgtagataaaaaggaaaggagtaTACAGTACATGAAACTGAATctgagattaaataatttattcagatTCACACAATTACTTTTGAGAATTGAATTCGAGTCTCTTTTAACTTGAAGTTCAATTGTTCATTAACATCATTCAAGAACACTGGAAGTGTTGAAAGATCCACTGTTCTCTTATTACCCTTGAATAGCCTAGCTTGGGCCCAAATTCTACTCTAGGTCTCAGGCTTTCCTCCCTCTTCTATGGCTCCTTACCCACCCCACTCCTTCTTCCAGGAGTAAAGCCTTCAGTGGCTGGCGCACTTGGAGGTAGTAGACCACAATCCTGGCCTCTTTCACAGGCCCTTGAGTGGAAGCTAGTTGCTAGCTCACCGGGTGCCTGGACTCTCTTCATGTATGTCTCCAGCCAGAGAATCTCTTGGTTCTTCCTGACcagccttttccttttcctctcccacaTCCCTTCTCCAGAGCCAGAGTGATCTTGGATAAGTAAGACAatgtctctggacctcagtttccccatctataattTAATTAGATGATCTGTAGGTCTCAGCTCCAAATCTACAATAGGAAAGTCAATATTGACAATACCACAAAGTAggcattatctccattttataaaagaggaaataaagaagaCAGCTAAATGACATGGGGAGGATTTGAACCAAAtaatcattcagtcaataaacagaAGGTTTCCACAGcaggaaagaggggagagagatgaAAGATAAGAGAGGTGTTGGGGACActaaaaaaactccaaaacaaaacaaaacaaaaacccccaaaagacagtcccttcaggagcttaaaatctaatgggaaTGACAACATGCAAGCAAATCTATGCAAAGCAAGTgacatacaggataaataggaaataattaacaaagagaaggtattagaattaagagggtttaGAGAAGGCTTCCAATAAAGGATGGAATTTTAATTGAATCTTCAAGGAAACCAGGGAGAGCAATAGGTAGAGTTGACGGGGGAGAATGTGGTAGGTATGGAGGACAAGCAGAGAGAATGCCTGAAGCCAATTGTCTTATTCAAAGACTAGACAAGAACTCATTGCTACTGGATATAAGAGTATGTGTCAGagaataagatgtaagaagattgCGATGCAGatcttgaattcaggtccatcTCTCTAGCCCTGTGCGATGACTTGTCCTAGACCAAACAGTCAGTTGGTGAAAAGGAAGACTGGGCCCCATTGTGAATGTGACATTCAGAGTAGGAAGAACTTCACCCAGGTTTTGAGGCAGCAGGCAATCATTCCCCTGTCCCATtctgcagtttctttttttattgttattatttaatttttattttcccacaATTACAtagaaaaacactttttttatttcaaaaaatttgatccatttagtattttatttttcccccagttacatgtaaaaacaattttcaaacatTTGTTTCCAAAACTTCCagtcccaaattctctctcccttccttcttattcctctcattgagaaggcaagaaattcaataaaagctctgcatgtatagtcatgcaaaacatttccgttcgtattgggaaagaaaatatagttaaaaaaaaccttcctaaAAAGATACATTTCATTCTCCATTTCTATTACTGAGAACCATCAGTTCCCTCTCTGGGGATAGATAGCATTTGTCattataagtcttttagaattgtcctggTTCACAAGTGATCActttgcaatattgctgttattttgaaACATggtacatttcactttgcttcagaTCATGTGTTTTCAGGTTTTTACAAGAATATCCTGCTCATCCTTTCTTAAAGCAGaatggtattccatcataatcacataccacaattggtccagccatttgccaattgataTGTCCTCAATTTCCAACTTCTTGCCAtcacaaaagagttgctataaatatatatatatatatatatatccttttttttaggtttttggaaggcaaatggggttaagtggctagcccaaggtcacacagctaggtaattattaagtgtctgaggtcgtatttgaactcaggtactcctgactccagggccagtgctccactgtgctccccccccccacacagcTGCCcttataacattgtttttaaaaattttgagttccaaatcctagccttccctcccttcttctcctcacGTTGAGAAGGTAATCAATTTGCAAGCAgccaaaacatatttccatattaatgacattgaaaacaaaaaaagatcaaaaaaccaaatcaacaagaaaaataacatttaaaaaacaatatactttgatctgtattcGGAATCCAACAGTTGTTTCTTTGGAAGTGGGAAAGCACTTTATATCAGAAATCCTTCACAATTGTCTCAGAtctttgtattactgagaagactTACATTCACAGTAGATCTTCATACAACATTGTTGCTACTATGTACAACGGtgtcttggttctgttcacttcactttgcataacTTCATGTAactcttttcaggtttttctgagagcatcctgttcatcactTCTTACAGCAGGAaagtatttcattacaatcatgcagcacaatttattcaatcattcctcaattattggacatccctttaatttccaattctttgcctccactaaaaagagctgctataaatatttttatacacacaggtcctttttccatttgtttgttctctttgggagaagtagtggttttgctgggtcaaaggatatgattttccTTTGGGCATAGGTCCTAAATTGCAAATTCTTTGCCTGTTGTTCTGAGTTATAATCAAAGGACAAGAGAACCTGTCTTCTTTCTCAGCCTTCCAAGGTCATGCAAACTCTGAGCTTTGAGGTTTGGCTTTAGATCCTCTTGTGTATTTCTTCACTGTGGTTAGAAAGGTCTTATAACATAAGAAGGTTGTTGACTATCAACCAAGGGTACTGTTGTGGGCAGGGGGGGAGGAGGTTACTTCTCACTTATCCTCAAATTGGGTTCTATGGTCTTCCAGGCTGTCCTGTCTGCTGCCTCTGCAGATCAAATGGCTACAATATAGAGAAAGCTTCCTTTCAGCTCTTTCTCCTAGGTTTCAGTGAATGAGTCTGTGTGGGGCCCCACTTTGTTCTCTCACACATTGTTCTTCCTGTGTCCTTCTTcctacttcctttttttaaagatggttattttatttttttcccattttatgtaaagatatttttcagctttcatttttgtaacattttgagtttcacaattttcccctcccttccttccctcctgttACCCATCATGGTGAAGAACCTGATAtgttatacaaatataataatgttaaatatattttcatgttagtcACCCTACTTCCTTTTTTGTGCCCATCTAACCTTCCCTTGGGTGAACTATTttcatctctccctttcccttctggGTTCTATTCCCATTTTCACAGATCTTCAAGGCCCTGATTGGCTAAAGCTCTGGAG
This window harbors:
- the LRRC25 gene encoding leucine-rich repeat-containing protein 25 isoform X1 translates to MQVSGVWLPLLLLCLFLLLPTSKGQNTTQSLNNQTCRCPHSDGDKNANCTSRCEEKNHTLSVGTIVGITLGVVMLLTGVIMGIVLVIHRKQKWHNPEPGPWKPSESSGSSSSAWQPRYGSRNSEQLSVATSPGLSVAPSPSNPRALLYENVFLGSEPGTQSPDPSQTSRGALQDAEDLYMNYEDSSGAEHPIYGNVDNVTSLPDRQAAPEAGEDYEDDYVMPGC
- the LRRC25 gene encoding leucine-rich repeat-containing protein 25 isoform X2 — encoded protein: MQVSGVWLPLLLLCLFLLLPTSKGQNTTQSLNNQTCRCPHSDGDKNANCTSRCEEKNHTLSVGTIVGITLGVVMLLTGVIMGIVLVIHRKQKWHNPEPGPWKPSESSGSSSSAWQPRYGSRNSEQLSVATSPGLSVAPSPSNPRALLYENVFLGSEPGTQSPDPSQTRGALQDAEDLYMNYEDSSGAEHPIYGNVDNVTSLPDRQAAPEAGEDYEDDYVMPGC